In bacterium, a genomic segment contains:
- a CDS encoding DUF5063 domain-containing protein → MKEIINTISKFLAIIESNCSNEEAINNLMLSLDELALVSHSVTYEFDVAEHPDAPNLDALELRKKVCKRFPSLGYYNIVADIGEKFCESEIHVGDAIDDVTEIAQALSAVIWYSDNTSISNALYHFQFGFRCHWGRHLRELQLYLYDQVWG, encoded by the coding sequence GTGAAAGAAATAATTAACACGATCAGCAAATTCTTAGCTATTATCGAATCAAATTGTTCAAATGAAGAAGCAATTAATAACCTTATGCTTTCGTTGGATGAGCTTGCTTTAGTGAGCCATTCGGTCACATATGAATTTGATGTGGCAGAGCATCCTGATGCTCCGAATCTGGATGCTCTTGAATTGAGAAAGAAAGTTTGTAAACGATTTCCTTCATTGGGTTATTATAATATTGTTGCTGATATCGGAGAGAAGTTCTGTGAGTCAGAGATACATGTGGGTGATGCGATCGATGATGTTACTGAAATAGCTCAGGCTTTGTCTGCTGTTATTTGGTATTCCGATAATACTTCTATTTCAAATGCACTTTATCATTTCCAATTCGGTTTCAGGTGTCATTGGGGGCGTCATTTAAGAGAACTGCAATTGTATTTGTACGACCAAGTGTGGGGATAA